Proteins co-encoded in one Corylus avellana chromosome ca9, CavTom2PMs-1.0 genomic window:
- the LOC132191631 gene encoding probable LRR receptor-like serine/threonine-protein kinase At3g47570 produces the protein MSPTFCFSPLPMKLHSRNLYLDVILLFSITLLCFQHATLAASTQTNETDRLALLKFKEMITNDPFNIVTSWNNSIHFCNWHGITCGRKHQRVTALDLRGYTLSGSISPYIGNLSFLRLVNLSDNFLHGVIPQQVTHLLRLQHLNLSINLLTGEIPSSNFTNCPQLGFLDFQRNNLTGNIPVELGSLKRLVRLDVSSNHLTGGIPPSLGNVSSLQVLHFSYNYFVGNIPDEIGHLHRLVFFGVAVNNLFGTFPYSLCNISILKIIDVGSNRLNGILPANIGLTLSNLLYLYIGDNEFSGTIPVSLSNASQLEFLDLTRNNFVGLVPTDLGNLLNLSLLVVGGNNLGSNSVKDLDFLTSLENCTKLEKLGFFDNNFEGSLPDSIGNLSKQLSDLYIYGNQISGIIPAALENLINLRILGMEENLFTGTIPTYFGKFHKLQGLDLQRNRLSGQIPSSLGNLTQLVDLYLSQNKLEGSIPSSFGNCKSLQFLDISQNNLSGAIPQTSSLSSQLLEIDLSHNSFTGILPKEASNLKNIVVLDVSENNLFGEIPTTIGDCLSLQNLYLQGNSFEGNLPTFMASLKDLHHADLSRNNFSGIIPKDLQKVSVLQYLNLSFNNLVGEVPTKGVFRNASAISVIGNKKLCGGIPELKLQACDVKVKKQGKSPAFKLTAIVVSGVLCFILFSSFLILYRRRKSKKESSSTLPKTNFLLNVSYKELYQTTDGFSPSNLIGSGSFGSVYKGILAQEKMMVAVKVLNLQQKGASKSFMTECNALRNIRHRNLVKILTCCASVDYNGNEFKALVYEFMANANLDKWLHHDRDNESPPRYLNLLQRLNIAIDVASSLHYLHDHCETPIIHCDLKPSNVLLDDDMIAKVSDFGLARILSTTNDDSQNQTSTVGIKGTIGYAAPEYGMGGEASAQGDVYSYGIFLLEMFTGKRPTDKMFKDGFNLHNFVKMASTEKLVQVVDPNLLTREVEDLEVAIEDDYNNDDHDDIEEVEERVFIENISHMNSNVQKCLLSIFKISLACSLSAPNERMKMEDVTKELHRIKNDFLQVGIHE, from the exons ATGTCACCAACATTCTGCTTCTCTCCATTACCAATGAAGCTTCACAGCCGCAACTTATACCTTGATGtcattcttctcttttctaTAACCCTACTATGCTTCCAACATGCCACTCTTGCTGCTTCCACTCAAACCAATGAGACAGATCGTTTGGCTTTGCTGAAATTCAAAGAGATGATAACCAATGACCCATTTAACATCGTCACCTCTTGGAATAATTCTATCCATTTCTGCAACTGGCATGGAATTACATGCGGCCGCAAGCATCAAAGAGTTACAGCCTTGGACCTGCGTGGCTATACCTTAAGTGGATCCATATCACCTTACATTGGCAACCTCAGCTTTCTTAGGTTGGTCAACCTCTCAGACAACTTCTTACACGGCGTAATTCCACAACAAGTCACTCATTTGCTTCGGCTACAACATCTCAATCTTAGCATTAACTTGTTGACAGGGGAAATTCCAAGCAGCAACTTCACCAACTGTCCTCAACTCGGATTCTTGGACTTCCAAAGGAATAATCTTACTGGGAATATTCCTGTTGAACTCGGCTCTTTAAAGAGGCTTGTGCGGCTTGACGTTTCCTCAAATCATTTGACGGGAGGCATCCCTCCTTCTCTGGGAAATGTTTCTTCACTCCAAGTACTTCACTTTTCGTATAATTATTTCGTGGGAAATATTCCAGATGAAATAGGCCATTTGCATAGGTTGGTTTTCTTCGGAGTTGCGGTAAATAATTTGTTTGGTACGTTCCCTTATTCCCTTTGCAATATATCAATTTTGAAGATCATTGACGTCGGATCTAACCGACTTAATGGCATTCTTCCGGCTAACATAGGCCTCACTCTCTCTAATCTCCTGTACTTGTACATCGGTGATAACGAATTCTCTGGTACAATCCCAGTTTCTCTATCCAATGCTTCCCAGCTTGAATTTCTTGATCTCACCCGAAACAATTTCGTGGGACTAGTTCCAACTGATCTAGGCAACCTGCTAAATCTCTCTCTTTTAGTTGTTGGTGGAAATAATCTTGGAAGTAATTCAGTCAAGGACTTGGATTTTTTAACATCTTTGGAAAACTGCACCAAACTTGAAAAGCTAGGTTTTTTTGATAACAATTTCGAAGGTAGTTTACCAGATTCTATAGGAAATTTGTCGAAGCAACTCAGCGATTTATATATTTATGGCAATCAAATATCTGGAATTATTCCTGCAGCATTAGAGAATCTCATTAACTTAAGAATCCTCGGCATGGAGGAAAATCTGTTCACAGGCACCATTCCCACTTATTTTGGGAAGTTTCATAAGCTGCAGGGATTGGATTTGCAAAGAAACAGATTGTCGGGGCAGATACCATCGTCTCTAGGCAACCTCACTCAATTGGTAGATCTTTACTTAAGTCAAAACAAATTGGAAGGAAGCATACCATCAAGTTTTGGAAACTGCAAAAGTTTGCAATTCTTAGATATTTCCCAAAATAACCTTAGTGGAGCCATACCACAAACAAGCAGTCTTTCTTCCCAATTACTTGAAATCGACTTATCACATAACTCATTCACGGGCATCCTACCCAAGGAAGCAAGCAATCTGAAAAATATTGTGGTTTTGGATGTATCtgaaaacaatttgtttggtgAGATTCCTACAACCATTGGAGATTGCTTGAGTTTGCAAAACCTTTACTTGCAGGGTAATTCATTTGAAGGAAACTTGCCTACATTTATGGCTTCCTTGAAAGACCTTCACCATGCAGATCTTTCACGAAACAATTTTTCGGGAATAATTCCGAAAGATCTACAGAAAGTTTCTGTTCTACAGTATTTGAATCTTTCATTTAATAATTTGGTGGGCGAAGTACCAACAAAGGGAGTCTTCCGAAATGCAAGTGCAATATCAGTGATAGGAAATAAAAAGCTTTGTGGAGGTATCCCAGAACTAAAACTACAAGCATGCGATGTCAAAGTTAAGAAGCAAGGAAAATCCCCTGCATTCAAATTGACAGCCATAGTTGTTAGTGGGGTTTTATGTTTCATCctattttcatcatttcttatcctttataggaggagaaaatcaaaaaaggAATCATCTTCTACACTCCCCAAAACCAACTTTCTTTTAAATGTTTCATACAAGGAGCTTTATCAAACTACTGACGGATTTTCTCCTAGCAATTTAATTGGATCTGGTAGTTTTGGCTCCGTATATAAAGGAATTCTTGCTCAGGAAAAAATGATGGTTGCCGTGAAAGTGTTAAACCTTCAACAGAAAGGAGCTTCCAAAAGTTTCATGACTGAATGCAATGCGTTAAGAAATATACGGCATCGGAATCTCGTGAAGATCTTAACTTGTTGTGCAAGCGTGGACTATAACGGCAATGAATTCAAAGCACTAGTGTACGAATTCATGGCAAATGCAAACTTAGACAAGTGGCTGCACCATGATAGAGACAATGAAAGTCCACCAAGATATTTGAACCTCCTTCAAAGACTAAATATTGCGATTGATGTAGCTTCTTCACTACATTATCTTCATGATCATTGTGAAACACCAATcattcattgtgatttgaaacCAAGCAATGTTCTTCTTGATGATGACATGATTGCTAAAGtaagtgattttggtttggcaagGATCCTCTCTACAACAAATGATGATTCTCAAAATCAAACTAGCACAGTTGGAATAAAGGGTACTATTGGCTACGCTGCTCCAG AGTATGGAATGGGTGGTGAGGCATCAGCACAAGGAGATGTCTATAGCTATggtatttttttgttggaaatgtTCACAGGAAAGAGACCCACCGACAAAATGTTTAAAGATGGTTTTAACCTTCATAACTTTGTTAAAATGGCATCGACAGAAAAACTTGTGCAAGTTGTAGACCCAAATCTTCTCACAAGAGAAGTGGAAGATTTAGAAGTGGCAATAGAAGATGACTACAACAACGATGATCACGATGATATTGAGGAAGTAGAAGAAAGAGTTTTTATTGAGAACATAAGCCATATGAATTCTAATGTGCAAAAGTGCCTACTTTCAATTTTCAAGATCAGCCTTGCTTGTTCATTATCAGCGCCAAATGAAAGAATGAAGATGGAAGATGTCACCAAGGAACTACATCGAATCAAAAATGATTTTCTACAAGTCGGGATCCATGAATAA
- the LOC132162275 gene encoding uncharacterized protein LOC132162275, translating to MPNSIYMHLEDREKNAFITDRGLYCYKVLPFGLKNAGATYQRLVNKMFRDQIGRNMEVYVDDMLVKSVLPEGHVGDLHETFRTLKHYGMKLNLAKCAFGVASANPKKIRAVLDIQSPKNTKQLQQLTGRIAALNRFISQSTDKCLPFFKILRIAFEWSEECEEAFDQLKKYLTSPPLLSRVVPREALYLYVAISPTTVSGALIQEEDGTQKPVYFVSRALRGAEERCPQMEKLAFALTIASRKLRSYFQAYTIRVLTEYPLKKILRKLDLSSRLANWAIELGEIKKDETWVVYVDGSSIRKNGGAGVVLISPDGEELCNSLKLEFKTTNNEAEYEIVLAGLGLAREMGAEFVELRSDSQVIVGHIQGEFEARGGKMKQYLSKVQNLQKAFKKFCIIKIPREENERADQLAQRTSAVASDVEKPKEPIQTLTRPAVSETVSIFNTETVPEWQRSIREYLEQRILLLEKKSATQVKTRAAGFTVINGILYKQGFMLPLLKCISKEEGNYVLREIHEDIVGLLPRGKGNVRFAVVAVDYFTKWAEVKALVNITAKSIERFLWKNVICRYAIPHAFMSLRPRTSFSRGGLGQESENTPREVSDTKSETQLESRKSDAKGKTASELPRRNTTGGSNPVCSLLCVV from the exons atgcctaactcgatCTATATGCATCTAGAAGATCGGGAAAAGAACGCGTTTATCACTGACCGAGGCTTATACTGCTATAAGGTTTTGCCTTTCGGTCTAAAGAACGCGGGAGCAACGTATCAGAGACTGGTTAATAAAATGTTCCGAGACCAGATCGGGCGTAACATGGAggtatatgtggatgacatgctaGTGAAAAGTGTGTTACCGGAAGGCCATGTAGGTGACCTGCATGAGACGTTTAGAACATTGAAGCATTacgggatgaagttgaatcttGCGAAGTGTGCATTTGGGGTGGCCTCGG CTAATCCCAAGAAGATCCGAGCAGTCTTGGATATTCAATCACCTAAGAATACGAAGCAACTTCAGCAATTGACGGGTAGGATTGCAGCGTTGAACCGATTCATCTCTCAGTCAACTGACAAGTGTCTACCATTTTTCAAAATCCTGAGAATTGCATTTGAATGGTCCGAAGAGTGTGAAGAGGCGTTTGATCAGTTGAAAAAATACCTTACAAGTCCACCCCTGCTAAGCAGAGTTGTTCCTAGAGAAGCATTGTATTTATACGTAGCTATCTCCCCAACAACTGTTAGTGGTGCCCTTATCCAAGAAGAAGATGGCACTCAAAAGCCGGTTTATTTTGTCAGCCGAGCACTGAGGGGAGCAGAAGAGCGGTGCCCTCAGATGGAGAAGTTAGCATTCGCACTGACAATCGCCTCTAGGAAGCTCCGTTCGTATTTTCAAGCTTATACTATAAGGGTCTTGACCGAGTATCCATTGAAGAAAATACTCAGAAAGCTAGATCTGTCTAGCAGATTAGCTAACTGGGCAATCGAGCTCGGAGA AATCAAGAAAGACGAAACATGGGTAGTCTACGTGGATGGATCTTCTATAAGAAAAAATGGTGGAGCCGGTGTTGTGTTAATCTCCCCAGATGGAGAAGAGTTGTGCAACTCCCTAAAGTTAGAGTTCAAGACCACCAATAATGAAGCCGAGTATGAAATAGTCCTAGCAGGACTCGGCTTAGCCCGAGAGATGGGAGCTGAGTTTGTTGAGCTACGAAGCGATTCACAGGTGATCGTCGGACATATCCAAGGAGAATTTGAAGCCAGAGGAGGAAAAATGAAGCAGTACTTATCAAAAGTACAAAATTTACAGAAGGCATTCAAGAAGTTCTGTATTATAAAGATCCCAAGAGAGGAGAATGAAAGAGCTGACCAGCTAGCCCAAAGGACGTCGGCAGTAGCCAGTGACGTTGAGAAGCCTAAAGAACCAATCCAGACTTTAACCAGACCTGCCGTATCCGAAACAGTCTCAATCTTTAATACCGAGACTGTACCGGAATGGCAGAGGAGCATAAGGGAATATTTGGAACAGAGAATTCTCTTGTTAGAGAAGAAGTCAGCAACGCAAGTCAAAACTAGAGCTGCCGGATTTACTGTCATTAATGGGATTTTGTACAAACAAGGCTTCATGCTACCACTCCTAAAGTGTATCTCCAAGGAAGAGGGTAATTATGTCCTCCGCGAAATCCATGAAG atatagtcGGACTACTTCCTCGTGGGAAGGGGAATGTGCGGTTCGCGGTTGTAGCAGTGGATtacttcaccaaatgggcagaagTAAAAGCCCTAGTGAACATAACAGCCAAAAGCATAGAACGTTTCTTATGGAAGAACGTCATATGCCGCTATGCTATTCCACATGCGTTTATGAGCTTGAGGCCTCGGACAAGCTTTTCCCGAGGAGGACTCGGACAAGAATCCGAGAACACTCCTCGGGAAGTATCTGATACGAAGTCCGAGACGCAACTCGAGAGCAGAAAGTCAGATGCCAAGGGTAAAACG gcatcggagcttcccCGCCGGAACACCACCGGGGGCTCTAATCCTGTTTGTTCTTTACTGTGTGTAGTCTGA